The sequence AACCAACCATCTTGGTTGGTACCTCAACAAATCCAGGTGCCTTCACGAAAGAAGTTGTTGAAGCTATGTGTGAAAACACTGAACGCCCAGTCATCTTCCCAATCTCTAATCCTACAAAATTGGCAGAAGCATCGGCTCAAGACTTGATTATCTGGTCTGATGGTAAGGCCTTTGTGGCAACCGGTATCCCAGCTGATACTGTATCCTACAAGGGTGTGGACTATGTTATTGGTCAAGCCAACAATGCCCTCATCTACCCTGGCCTTGGGCTTGGTATGTTGGCATCAGAAGCTAGCCTTTTGACAGATGAAATGATTGGAGCGGCAGCACACTCTCTCAGTGGTATCATCGATATCACCAAACCAGGTGCGCCAGTTCTTCCTCCATTCAAATATGTGGGTGATGTGTCTATCAAGGTCGCTGAAGCCGTGGCTAAGAAGGCTCAAGAACAAGGTCTTGCGCTTGCTGAAGAAACCGATATGGTCAAGGCTGTTCGTGACTTTAAGTGGTACCCAGAGTATTAATCATCTAAATCGGACGGTGCTGTCAAGAATATTTAGAGTATAAATTAGCAAGGCGCTCCTAGATCCCTAGAACAAAAGGACAGGGCGCTTCTTGTTAGCAGACGGAGTGTGTTATAACCTACCGTGTTTGTTAAATGATCAAGAAAGGAAACCTCATGGATATCTTTTTAACCTCAATTTCGAGTATTATTCCCATCATTGTGATTATTGTGCTCGGTTATGCCCTTCAAGTGCGTGGTTGGTTTACAGATAATTTTGGCCCCACACTCTCTCGCCTTATCATGAATGTGGCGCTGCCAGTGTCCATTTTTGTGTCGGTCCTTAAGTACTTGACTCTGGATAAGCTAGTTAGCCTGTCAGGCGGCCTGCTTTACACCTTTGGTGCCTTTATTCTGACCTATATTTTGGCCTTCCTAGCTGTGAAGATTTTTAAGATCCGTCCAGGTCGCAGAGGGACCATGATCAATACCTTTGTCAATGCCAATACTATTTTCATCGGTCTGCCCTTGAATGTAGCACTCTTTGGCGATCGGGCTCTGCCTTACTTCCTAATTTACTATATTACCAATACCATCTCAACTTGGACTCTAGGTGTCTACCTCATGACGACTGATAGTAAGTCTGGCAAAGGACAAGCGACCAAGTTTAATTGGAAAAACCTTTTGCCAGCTCCCCTCATTGGTTTCTTGGTAGCCTTGGTCTTCTTGATTCTGCGCATTCCAGTGCCTGCTTTTGCTAACAGTACCCTGACTTATATTGGTAGTCTGGTGACACCGCTGTCCTTAATTTATATTGGGATTGTTTTGGCTAAGGCTGGGCTTAAGAGTATCCACTTTGACAAAGATACTATTGTGACTCTGGTGGGACGCTTTATCTTAGCTCCTATCGTTATGTTTGGTCTTCTTTATTTGACAGGAAAAGGTCTGCCAGTGACTGAGTTTAAGACTTTCGTAGTTCAATCGGCAGCTCCGGCACTTGCGGTCTTGCCAATTCTCGCCAGTCAAGGTGACGGTGATGTCGAATTTTCAACTAATATCGTTACCCTGAGTACAGTACTCTTTGTAATTGTCATTCCGATTGTTGTGACCTTGATGGGTTAAGGTCGATGTAAGCCTTAATGTTTATAATCCTTAAAAAGGTGTGCTTCTTTTAAGGACTATTGCTATTCATTTTTGTCCTTTCGGACAACTTATTGTTATCACAAGGAGGAAAAAATATTATGACAACACCCCACACCCCACAGCCGCAAAGAAAAAGCGATGGAAAAGGTTGGCTTGATTTTGGACCGCGTAACTTGAGCCGCGATAATGAAAATCGGGATATCTTGGTTCCGCCTGTCACTGACCATGGGACCATGCCCAATATGCGCTACAGCTTTTCAGATGCCCACAATCGGATGGAAGAAGGAGGCTGGGCGCGTGAAGTGACCATTCGTGAACTACCTGCTTCAGATGAATTGGCTGGTGTCAATATGGCCTTGGCACCAGGTGCTTATCGTGAACTGCATTGGCACAAAGAAGCCGAATGGGGACTTATGCTGTACGGCAATGCCCGCATTACAGCGATTGACGAGAACGGTCAGTCTTATATTGATGATGTCGAAGAAGGAGATCTTTGGAATTTTGAATCCGGCGTTGCTCATTCTATTCAGGCCTTGGACAAGGGCTGTGAGTTTCTGTTAGTTTTCAGCGAAGCCAATTTCTCAGAAAATCAAACCTTACTGCTTAGTGACTGGTTGGCTCACACTCCTGATGACATCGTTGCTGCTAATTTTAAGAAGACTGAGGAAGAATTGGCTAGTCTTCCTAAGGCAGAAAAATATATCTTTAATGGGACAATTCCTGGTTCTATTGAAGCAGAGAAGCGCGCCAATCCCAATGGTGATGTGGTCAATCCGCTGACACTGCATTTGGATAAAATTGCACCGATTCAGTCAGAAGCTGGACGTGCTTGGATTTTGGATCAGAAGGTCTTTCCGGCTGCTAAGACGATTTCAGCAGCTATTGTTGAGGTTGAGCCGGGCGGTATGCGGGAATTGCACTGGCATCCTAAGTCATCCGAATGGCAGTATTACATCAAGGGTCAGGCCCGCATGACAGTTTTTAATTCTAATGGTTTGGCTCGTACCTATGACTTTTCAGCTGGAGATGTAGGCTATGTACCCAATGTAGCGGGGCATTATGTTCAAAATACAGGTGACGAAACGTTGGTTTTCGTTGAAGTTTTTCGCAACCCTGATTATTCCGATATTTCGCTCAATAAGTGGCTGGCGACAACTCCTGTCAATAATGTTGCAGAGCACCTCAATCTTCCTAAGGAACTTGTCCAAAATCTGCCTCAGGCAGAGACTCCGCAACCTGTCATTTGGTTTGATAAGGATAAAGCTGCAAAAAAGCCTTTTTAGACAAGCCCTTACTGAGTTTGGACATTAAAGCTCAGCAGGGCTATGATTATGATGTCATTATCATCGGCGGCGGTGTTTCAGATGTGACTCTAGCCTGCAACTTGGCCGCAGCCGGCAAAAAGACAGCGCTCATTGAGGCTAGAGATTGGGGAGGGACAACTGTCAATCGCGGCTCTACCCCTAAGAAGGCTCTTTTAGCACTAGCTGAATTGCACCATCAGGAGAGCTTTCTGCATAGAGGTCTGGAGACAGTCTCTCCCATCACATGGGAAGATGCTCTGCTGACGCGGGATTGGCTGGTTTCAGATGAGTCAGCCAGAGCGAAGGAGAGAGCTATCAAAGCAGGTGTAGAGACTTATGAAGCCTATGCTTTCTTTGAAGATGCTCACCATCTAAAGGTAAACGGTCAGGTGCTGAGCACTGCAACTATTGTTTTAGCGACGGGCTCTGTGCCTCGAAAGATTGACATAGAAGGGGCTTCTTACATTGATAGCAGCGCTAATCTTATGCGGCTCCATCAGCAGCCCAAGGTAATTGCCTTGATTGGTGCCGGTGTGATTGCCATGTCGCTGATTTCAAGCTTTACTGAGCTGGGAACAAAAGTCCATGTCATTCAGCACAATGATCGTGTTCTGGGTAATTTTGACTCAGAACTTGTAGATATTCTGGTCAATCGTTTGAAAAGTCGCGGTGCAGAATTTCATATGGAAGCAGAAGCAGAGCGTATTGAAAGAAGTGCTTCAGGCTATCAGGTGACCTTGACGAATGGGGAAATAGTTATTGTTGACGGTATTTATGATGTTGCCGGTCGAATTGCCAATATCGGCGGTCTCCAATTGGAAAAAGCCGGCATAGAATATACCGAGCGCGGAATCTCTGTTGATGATCATCTGACAACATCTCAGCCTCACATTTTTGCTATGGGAGATTGCTGTGATGCACCGGTACCTAAGCTGAATTCCTATGCGGATTTTCAGGCTAAATATCTGAGTCAGCTCTTAAATGATGAATCAAAAGAAGCTATCCAGTATCCGACAGCACCGGCGGCAACTGTCTACAGTATTCCCAAAATCGGTCAGGTTGGTGTCAGTGTTAATCAAGCACGGCAGCATCCGCAGGACTATGACGTGACACAGCTAAACATGTCTAATTGGCAGAATTATAAACGCGTTCACGATGATTTGGCTGTCATCAAACTAGTTGCGTCCAAATCAGATCAGCATGTTGCAGGAGCAGAAATCGTCAGTGACACGGCAGATATTCTAGTCAATTATCTAGCTATTTTGCTCAATCGCAGAGTGAGTTTTCAGGAGTTGCAGGATATCATCTTTGCTTATCCGTCACTGGCGACAGATTTATATGGTTTGTGGAAATAATATGCAGGATTCGAAACTAAAAGAACTAGAAGACGAAGTCAGTCGTTTTGGAACACATCAAATAAAAGGCATTGCTTATTTTCTTACTCTGCTTGGCGGAGCTATTGATGCGGTTTCCTATATGGGTTTTGATCACACCCTGCCGGCTGCTCAGACAGGAAATCTTCTTCTTTTAATGGTGGATATCACGCGCCTGGATGTACAAGGGATTGCCATAAAAATGACTACTCTGCTGAGCTTCATAGCGGGCTTGGTGGTCAGTCGCTGTGCTTACCACTATTATAGGAGTATCTATTGGCGTATTTATATCTTAGTGGGGTTATCGGCTGCTTGTCTCTTTACTTTCCTATCTTTTGACCATCTTCCAAGTGGCCTTGCTATTGCACCTTTGTCCTTTACATTGGCAATGACGACAGGGGCTTTTAATAAGGTTGAAAATGAACTTTATAACAACTCGTTCACCACAGGGAATATCAAAAAAGCCATTATTGCTTGGTGTGAATTCCTTTTTAAAGGACAGGCAGAGCAGAAGGAGCGAGCTGTCATTTTTACTTGCCTGGTTCTGTCCTTTGTCATAGGGGCATTTACAGCGGCCTTATTTTATTTCTTATTTGGGATGGCTGCCTTATTAGTTATACTATGCGAAATTATCATTTTTACAGTTTGCTACTTCTTGCTGATCAGATTTTCACAGAAATCCTAATGAAAATCCCTGAGTTTAAATTCAAACTCAGGGATTTTTCTATAATGTAATCATATGTGGATGGGCTGGCTTTGCTGTCATGATTAGCCAAAGTCTCAATGCCGTTTGGCTTAGCAGTGTTCCAGTCTCTTCATTAAAAATGATAATGGCTAAGTGCTATTACTCAATCAAAAGTAAACCTTCTTTTATTTCAAAAGGATTTTTTTCGTTGATGCGGTCAAAAAACATAATACCGTTGGTATGATCAATTTCATGCTGGACAACGATTGATTGATATCCTTTCAGTTTGAGCTTCTTTTTGTCGCTGTTCTTGTCATAGTATTCAATAGTGACACGGGAATGGCGGATAACATAGCCTTCAACCACGCGATCAACAGATAAACACCCTTCACCGTCAGCTAAGGCAGCATCTTGGATAGAATGGGCAATGATTCGAGGGTTGTACATAACTTCTTTCAAGGCATAGGCTTCTTTAGGCGGATTGCCGTCTTTATCTTCTGGATTAGGAATGAGAACAGCAATGATGCGTTTTGAAATATCTAATTGTGGAGCAGCGAGACCGACACCGCCGCGCAGCTCCATTTTTTCAGCGGTCACGGGATCTTGTGAATTTTTCAAGAATTGCAGCATTTTTTCGCCCAAAATAATATCATCTTCACTTAAAG comes from Streptococcus troglodytae and encodes:
- a CDS encoding AEC family transporter, producing the protein MDIFLTSISSIIPIIVIIVLGYALQVRGWFTDNFGPTLSRLIMNVALPVSIFVSVLKYLTLDKLVSLSGGLLYTFGAFILTYILAFLAVKIFKIRPGRRGTMINTFVNANTIFIGLPLNVALFGDRALPYFLIYYITNTISTWTLGVYLMTTDSKSGKGQATKFNWKNLLPAPLIGFLVALVFLILRIPVPAFANSTLTYIGSLVTPLSLIYIGIVLAKAGLKSIHFDKDTIVTLVGRFILAPIVMFGLLYLTGKGLPVTEFKTFVVQSAAPALAVLPILASQGDGDVEFSTNIVTLSTVLFVIVIPIVVTLMG
- a CDS encoding oxalate decarboxylase family bicupin, with amino-acid sequence MTTPHTPQPQRKSDGKGWLDFGPRNLSRDNENRDILVPPVTDHGTMPNMRYSFSDAHNRMEEGGWAREVTIRELPASDELAGVNMALAPGAYRELHWHKEAEWGLMLYGNARITAIDENGQSYIDDVEEGDLWNFESGVAHSIQALDKGCEFLLVFSEANFSENQTLLLSDWLAHTPDDIVAANFKKTEEELASLPKAEKYIFNGTIPGSIEAEKRANPNGDVVNPLTLHLDKIAPIQSEAGRAWILDQKVFPAAKTISAAIVEVEPGGMRELHWHPKSSEWQYYIKGQARMTVFNSNGLARTYDFSAGDVGYVPNVAGHYVQNTGDETLVFVEVFRNPDYSDISLNKWLATTPVNNVAEHLNLPKELVQNLPQAETPQPVIWFDKDKAAKKPF
- a CDS encoding dihydrolipoyl dehydrogenase family protein; the protein is MDIKAQQGYDYDVIIIGGGVSDVTLACNLAAAGKKTALIEARDWGGTTVNRGSTPKKALLALAELHHQESFLHRGLETVSPITWEDALLTRDWLVSDESARAKERAIKAGVETYEAYAFFEDAHHLKVNGQVLSTATIVLATGSVPRKIDIEGASYIDSSANLMRLHQQPKVIALIGAGVIAMSLISSFTELGTKVHVIQHNDRVLGNFDSELVDILVNRLKSRGAEFHMEAEAERIERSASGYQVTLTNGEIVIVDGIYDVAGRIANIGGLQLEKAGIEYTERGISVDDHLTTSQPHIFAMGDCCDAPVPKLNSYADFQAKYLSQLLNDESKEAIQYPTAPAATVYSIPKIGQVGVSVNQARQHPQDYDVTQLNMSNWQNYKRVHDDLAVIKLVASKSDQHVAGAEIVSDTADILVNYLAILLNRRVSFQELQDIIFAYPSLATDLYGLWK
- a CDS encoding YoaK family protein, giving the protein MVCGNNMQDSKLKELEDEVSRFGTHQIKGIAYFLTLLGGAIDAVSYMGFDHTLPAAQTGNLLLLMVDITRLDVQGIAIKMTTLLSFIAGLVVSRCAYHYYRSIYWRIYILVGLSAACLFTFLSFDHLPSGLAIAPLSFTLAMTTGAFNKVENELYNNSFTTGNIKKAIIAWCEFLFKGQAEQKERAVIFTCLVLSFVIGAFTAALFYFLFGMAALLVILCEIIIFTVCYFLLIRFSQKS
- the def gene encoding peptide deformylase; protein product: MSAIKTITKASHLIDMNDIIREGHPTLRAVAQDVTFPLSEDDIILGEKMLQFLKNSQDPVTAEKMELRGGVGLAAPQLDISKRIIAVLIPNPEDKDGNPPKEAYALKEVMYNPRIIAHSIQDAALADGEGCLSVDRVVEGYVIRHSRVTIEYYDKNSDKKKLKLKGYQSIVVQHEIDHTNGIMFFDRINEKNPFEIKEGLLLIE